The genomic segment AATAACACCACTCAACAAAATTGGGCTCACCCATTTTATCCACAGTTACGTCTAGAGGAGGAACTTATCCCTTGGATCCAACCTCACGTAAAAGTGGTGCAGATATAGCCAGGGAGTCACCATGACACGTTGCCTCCTCAATCACCACGTCAAGCTTAGGTGGGAGCAACGGGAATGGATTAGCAACCACCATAAAAGACTTAGCTTTGGGGATAGAAGGGATGGCATCCGCGACTACCTTCTTATCTCAGGTATGGGTATTCCTTCTCAAAGAactgattgaaaaaaataaacttaaattatCCCTAAAATATGTTCAAATGCTCAATCTATATGAGGTCGACGTTCAATTCGGACCTAGAGAAATATGCCATTATCATGAGACCCTCTTTGAGGGACACAAAACTTCTTAGTTCGTCTCACAGTCACTTCCTTAAATTTTATTGCCCGATGAATTTTCTTATCTGGGATTATCGAGGATCTTTCTCCATGGATTTTAGGCTTAATTTTAGAGAGTTGCTTAAGATGCATAAACCTACGCTAGTTGTTTTGTTGGAAACTCGTAGAGATAACCATCAGTCAATGCCCTctaaatttcatatttcaaatatcGTAGCAGTCCCTGCTAAGGGGGAGGAAGGAGGAATTTCCATTCTTTGGTATGCGGACCACCTGAATGTTACTAATATGGCTCTTACGCATCAGGAAGTCCATTGCATGGTTCAGGTATTGCCCTTCCCTAATAAATGGTTGTTTTCAGCTATTTACGCTTCTAATAATGCCTCGAATAGGCTAGTGCTTTGGGATaaccttaaaaatattattgactCAGTTTCGGGATCCTCGCTTATGGGTGGGGACTATAATGAAATTTGTAAAGCCTCCAAAAAATTTGGTGGATTAGCGGCCAACTGAAATAGGATTAGTCGGTCACTTATTGTTTGGGATATTATCGTATGCATGACTTGGGTTACTCTGTTAGAAAATATACGTGGTCAAACTTGCGTAGGAATAATAGGACTATTCTTGAGAAACTTGATAGATTTATAGCAAATTCAGACTGGATAGAATTATTTCCTGAATTTTTTGTCAGACATCTTCTGCGCACCCATTCTGACCATTGCCATCTCCTGCTAACTTTAACTCCTTCTATTTTggtttcaaaaatatattttagactTGAAACTATCTGGACTTCTCACCCCGATTTCCAGCAAATAATTGCTAGCTCTTGGGCTTATATGAATAATTTCCTTGTCCCCTCAATCACCTATTTCTAAGAACAAACATCTACTTGGAATAGAGAGGTGTATGGtaatatttttcacaaaaaaagaCGACTCCTCGCACGTCTTACTAGAATTCAAACTTCCCCAAATTAGACTACCAGCTCCTTCTTGCATAATTTAGAGATCTCCCTTACCTCAGAATTCAAGAATCTGCTCCATGAAGAGCATGAATTTTGGAGTCTGAAGTCTCGGATTCATTGGCTCAATGAGGGGGATGCGAATACTAAATTCTTCCACATCTCCACCCTTGGGCGAAGGTGCAAGAACAAAATCTTATCGCTGTGGGACCCAGTGGAAAACTGGATTACTGCAGATAAGAAATTGAAAAGTATGTTACTTTCTTCTATATGAACCTCTATACCTCGAACATCCTTTGCTCTAATAAGCGTTACCAGCGAGCACCTTTACGAGTGGTCTCACCTGAAGATGTTGAACTCTTGCTGAGACCCCTGATGCACCAAGAAGTTGTAGATGCGGTCTCTTCGTTTAAGCCCTAAAAGTCCCCAGGGCCTGATGGAATCCACCCTCTCTTCTACCAAAAATACTGGCATATACGTAGTAGCTCAATGAAGGACTTTTGTACTATTGTTTTCTCTACCTAGACAATCCCGACAAAAATCAATGAaacttgtatttgtcttattccTAAGATTTCATATCCTTCAACCATTAACTAATATAGACCCATTAGTCTCTGTAACATTATGTATAAAATCATCACCAAGAATATTGTGAATCATATGAAGCTGATCTTGCACAACCTTATTGGATCTTCTCAATCTAGCTTCCTAACAAATCGTAGGGCTTCAGATAATGCGATTCTAGTTCAGGAGGTCCTTCACTTCTTTAAAACTACCAATGGTAAAAAAACTTTATTCTTGCTAAGATTGACTTGGAAAAGACGTTTGATCGGCTTGAATGGTCCTTCATACACGACATCCTTCTTCACTTTAACTTTCCTAACAAATTTGTTGACCTTATCATGTCTTGTATCACGTCTTCATCAGTCTCTATCCTCCTTAATGGATCTGTTACGCCTTTTTTCTGCCCCTCTAGGGGCATTCGACAGGGAGACCTCCTCTTTTCTTACATTTTTATTCTATGTATGGAGCATTTTTCCCGTCGCATTGACTTTGCTGTTGACTATGACTTGTGGAATTCTGTTAAAATATCTGGCCGAGCTCCTCCCTTGTCCTATTTGTTATTTGTAGATGATATTATTCTTTGTTCAAAAGTCGACTCCACCTTATGTATGGAAATTTCAGGTATCTTCGAGCATTTTAATTTTGTCTGAGGTTAGAAGATTAGCCTCATCAAATCCAGACTCTTCTTTTCCAAAAGCACTCCTGCCTGTGCTAAAACTATTCTGAGTATACAGGAAGGACAAACATTTGGAAAATACTTGGGCTATTCTATCTGTACTCAGTGCCTTTCTAAGCATGATTTCCAGTACCTTCTAGACAATTTCAAAACTCGACTTGCGAGTTTGAAAGCTCATTTTTCTTACAAATACTGGGAGAACAACTCTTATTCGATCTACCCTTAACAGTTTCCCTAATCATGTTATGTACCTGATTAAAATCCCTACTTACGTTATTAAACAAATGGAGGTTGATCAACAAAATTTCCTTTGGGGCACCACTTCCGAACACAAAAAGATTCACCTATTCAAGTGGACCTCTATTTTAAAGCCTAAAGATCTTGGAGGTCTAGGAATACAacaacttgaaataaaaaatttggcGTTTTTAGCATCTTCAGCCTGGCGTGTTTTCCACTTAAATTTCCTGTGGGCCCATGTATTACGTAGAAAATACCTAGGACGGTGTTCCGACATCTCTCCAAGATGAAAAGCCTTAACGCTGGGCTGGGCTCAATGTCAAACAGGTCTCCAATGGCAGCTTGGCAATGGAGAGCATATCAACTTCTATACAGATGCTTGGAAATCGCCTAATACGGCTCTCTGAAATCTGATCCATGGACCGCTTCTTAGGCATGAATTCAGATCTAAAGTTTCCCAGTATAGAGTAGCTAATAGCTAGTCATTTTCGCAACTGTCTTTCGACCTCCCTGCTAATATTGTTTCTCTCATAAATTCTATCTATTTTCCATGCTACAATTAGCGGTAGATAAAAATCAAATGGGGGTTGATGGACTTTAAAATTTTTAGTGTGAGTTCCTGCTATAACGGTATCTTCTCCTTAGTCTATCCCACCACGGGTACCTCTAACTTCTCTTGAATTTAGAAATTGGATGTGCCCCCGAAATTAAGGCATTTCCTTTGGCTTATTAATCATAACAGACTCCCAATGCTTCTTACCTTCATCACATTCATTGTATCTCTTCCCCTAGTTGCGGACTCTGTAACTTGACAATGAAAGAAATCATTGCTCACCTCTTCATTCACTGTAAATCCATTGAACCATTATGGATTTAGTTTGACATCATAGACCAAATTCGAGAACTCAGACAGACGATCTCAGAGCACCAACACCCAATGTCGTGGCTCCCATATGTACTCGGCCGTGTGCCTTCCCAACAAGCTATGCATCAAATTCCCAACAAAGTGCTGCTACCCTTCTGTCTTTGGCAATCTGGTTGGCGCGAAATAGATGTGTTTTCCACAATACCCCTTTTCAAAGCTCCGTTGCTAACGTGCTGCCGTTGGCCATAGAATACTTGTTTTTAGCTGGTAAACATAGAGTGGCGAAGCAAACTATACCTATGTATATCTAATGGAAGCCCCCTACACTTTTTTCTGTTATGCTTAATGCTGATGCAACTTTTACTTCCAAGTTGAAAATGGCTTCTATAGCGGGTGTCTTCAGAAACTCAAATGGTGATTGGTTACCAGGTGTGTCTAGCAAGATCTTTACCCCCAGCCCTCTGGAAGCAGAACTCCAAGCTTTACTTTTGAGTTTGAACATTGCAATTCAATATCATTTTATGGCATTGCAAATAAATATAGACTACATTTAAACTGTTCAAGCTATATCAAATTTATCATATGATGATTCACTTTTATTATCTAATTACAGGTGCCTGATGTACAAATTGGGTAATCCTCTACTGGAAGACGTATacaggaaataaaataaattgaatcatGCACTGGCACAGATGAATGCAGTTAGTACTACACAATTATTATTTTGGGAACCTCCTGCATATTTTGAGCACTAGCGAAAATTGAGGCTTGAGTTACCGTAGGGTCAGGATACACACGTCTAACCAACTTATGTTTAATACTACTAATTGTAGTTGTCAGATtgtaaaaactagaaatatgtgTATTACTGTCGGTGCTTGTACAGTGGCTAGCTCACATATAACTTCTTTATAATATGTTAACAACATATATATAGTATGTCctgtttacaccaaaaaaatgaaaaaggaaaaaaaaaagaaataaagagaaataagtgaaaagaaaaaaacagtaaagaaaaagaaagtaaaatgtgaaaaaactaacaaggaaaaaaagaaaggttagagatataagagagagaaaagggaaaaataaggaAGGATAAAAAGTggttaaaataataatagtaataataatattattattattatttcacataaaaaattttaaaaatatttctatttagtttaattataaacttaaatctattacttttgtattttttaaataaaatacatgTGCTTCTTATTCAATTTTGTACAAAATTAAGAATGCACatccaaaatcaaagtaaaattcgAGCTAAaagtcaaattaaaaaatatatttgtatattaggATAAAGTAAATATATTTGGCTCCAACTATTAATAATCATACGAAAAGATATACtctctccgtctcaaattatgtgtcattatttttttttaagtttgttcCAAAATAAGTGTCGCCTTTTTTTATCATGCAACTTTTTAAAGAGAAaattacccttttacccttaattttttctaatatgaaattttatctttaaattaaattttcagtaagttttgaaaaaagaaaaagaaaggatagGTCTTGCCGACGCTAGTACTTTTCAATACAAAGTCTTTTGCAAGCGTAAGCCGCGTGACATTGAAAAAAAACCAAGTGTATAAACAAAAGCAACACCACCTGTACACTCTATTTACGCTCTTTTCTCCACAAAAAAGCAATCAAAATTCGGATTACAAATTTGTCTAAATTTTGGCTTTTTGATAAGTAATTCGATTGAGTCACCGAACAGTTAGTTTTGTTGTTGTGGCAAAATGTTAGCTCAAGTGCAACTTCTGTTCATGGTGGTGTTCATGGAGATGGGATTGATTTTGTTGTTTCTGTTCAGAACCCCTTTGAGGAAACTGATAATAATGACCCTTGATCGTGTTAAAAGAGGCAGTGGGCCTTTGATTGTTAAATCTGTAGCAGCTACTGTACTTGTTATCATGGTTTATACTGTTTATTCGATTAAGGAATTGCAGTCTCGTCCTACTGATTCTGTTAATCCAACTGATCAAATCCTTCTTGCTCATCAGATTCTTCAAGCTGCTCTTATGGGTATGTGTACTTTTTGCTATCTTTGAACCTTAttttggggttggggttggggtggGTTTTGGTACAGTTTGTTCTTATGATTAGTTCATTGGTCTGTTTATATTTGCattttcttggtgttcttgagttGTTTGTAGAATTTCTTGTCATGATTAGttcatgtttttatgttttttaaaatttggggtgggggtgagggtaggggtagggtTTGAGTTTGGGTTGGGGGTAAGGGATGGAGAGGGGATGGGATTGGGGATGGGGATTGTAAGTTAggaatcgaaccctcaccaacaaggtgaaACTTTTAGGTAGTGATACACTTGAGTTACTAAAGTTGGTTTTAGGCCACCATTTTTATTgacccaacaacaacaaacccagtgtattcccacatagtggggtctgggggtaagatgtacgcattACATACCaccactacctcaggagaagtagaaagactgtttccgatagacccccggctcaagaaacCATTTTTATTGACCCAATAGATAAAAATTACTTGTGAATTTGAATCTCAAAAGGAGGAGTTAATTTGGTGTGGAAAAATGTTAGTTCAAGTGTAGACTTTGTTCATGGTGGTGTTCATGGAgatgagattgattttgttgtttcTGTTCAGAACCCCTTTGAGGAAAATGATAATAATGACAGTTGATCGTGTTAAACGAGGCAAATGGGGAGGGGATTATTAGGTGGGGAATTGAACCCTCACCAAAGTTGAAAGTTTACGTAATCAACCAAATGAGCTACTAAGAATCATGTAAATCCAATCGATGAAATCCTTGTTGCTCATCAAATTCTTGAAGTCGCTCTTATGGGTATGTTTccttttttgcaattttttgatcctttttgggATGGCTTGGTAGAGTTTATTCTTATGAttagttcatgggttatcttCCTTTTTGCAATTTTTGAACCTTTCTTGGGTTGGTTGATAGAATTGTTTTAATGATTAGTTCATGAGTAAGTTTCTACTTGCATCTCTCGGAGTTTTTTGAGGAGTCTGTAGAATTTCATTTACGATTAGTTCATGGGTATTTTTCTATTTGCTTTTTTTAGTGTTTTTTGAGTTCTTTGTAGAATTTCATTGATTATTAGTTCATTGGTATGTTTCTATTTGCATTTTTTCGGTGTTTTCCGTGTTTGTGTAATTTCATTTGTGATTAGTTCATGAGTATGTTTCTATATGCATCTTTTTGGTGGTTTTTGAGTTGTTCGTAGGATTTCATTCATGATTCGTTCATGGATATGTTTCTATTTGCATTTTTTGTTGAATAACTGTGGTATCCGGGCCAGCTATTCCGCACTTCGACTGAATCCATGGGATGCCTGTCACCTCCCACCTCCCAGGTAtctctatccaccaaggctaggactGATAGGAAGAATCACCTAGTGGTTGTGTTTTTGTCTCTGTTGGGATTTGACCCGAGCCTCtggttctcaacccacttcattgactaCTAGGCCATATCCTTGGGTTTCTATTTGCATTTGGTTGGGTGTTTGTTGAGTTGTTTATGGAATTTCGTTTATGATTAATTCTTTTTGCGTCTTTGTGAACATGTTTCGGGTTATTTTTGAGTTTCCTTTTTATGTTTACTTTGAGAAGCAAAGTGAACAAGTTATTATTGAGTGTCATGCTATTGGAAACTCTGGTATGATGTAGTTAGTTGGAAACTGGTATGTTTCAGCAGAATTACTAGTTCTCAATTTCCAGtgcaaaaatgtaaagaatttgAAGGCGGATCAGAGGTAGAGCCAGGATTTGTGCTGAGGaggttcaaaatttgaagaaaaactaaccgaagggggttcaacatctacaatctatacataaaaatcattttaatcatgtattaatagtataattttctgcTGAAGGGGGTTCATAGCTGACTCTGCCCCCAGCGGATTTAGTTTTTAGGCAGCCGGCATCACTGCAGCGCTGACCTTGACTTGAACTGTATCTATAGTTGAAGAATATTTTCACTGCCACTGATGTAGATACGGTGGAGCTTAAAGAGAACAACAACTGAAGACAGAGAGGAGGGGGGGTTATGATGTATTATTGATGATCAAATATCTAGAATTTAATTCATAGTTCTAAATTAGCTTTCATTAGTTCCAAGTCTCTTGCACTAAAGACCACCCTTGGAAAGATTCTTCCTCCCTGAATTCGCATAAGCTGCAATGTGCTAGTGAGGCGCTGGGTGCAATAATAATTTGCACCCACTGAGAAAATTTTAAATCTGACCTTGGTTTAGATATTTCTCAAAGAAAacttgtatatttctagatgggAATGTCTAGTAGACAATCATGTTCGGTCGAACTCGTTAAGAGAATGTGGAGAGTTGCTGGAATGTGCATATCTTCAGTTAAAACTACACTTACAGATTGATTGAAAAAGATAGACAGGAGAAGACTATGAACACTGGCTTAAAGAGTGTTAATAGGACAATATTTTAAGAGAATGGGGAGAAGATAATCGTTAGGGAATCTAGTTTTGTGGTTCAGAATCATGCCTGAGGGCTGACGATTCAATTGAAGAATTACTGTGGTTCTGTTTGAGAAGTTCATTCATCTTGTTAAAGTTGGTGGTTCTCCACCGCTGCCTTGCAATGCACTTCTTCAAGCAAGGGTGTAATGTGGCAATTATAAGAAAGATATTGCCTTTATCTTCAATACAAGATGGGAGGGAGTCCCTTATCGgggaaaaaaaaagatagagggGGTAGTTCTTGACGGTGACTGATATGTTTGGACCTCAAATCTTTCTTGTTGTCcaccttttccttttcttttggtGTGGCCCCTCTTGTAAGGGATTGCTATTAAACACTAGCTGCATGTTCATGACATAGAGAACTGTGGCGAATGGTCTGGGTGATTGCAATATCTTTTGGCCTGTAATTAGCTCATTTAAGGCAGTGAAGTGAGCCATTAGCTCAGATTCCACATCTAACTGATTAGCTCAGATAAGGAACCCAATCCTGATAAACCCTTGATATTCAAGGTTATTGGCACATACATCTGCCTTTGGTGAAGTTTGCCTATTACAAGAGTTATCAGGTGAGTGTAGGCATTACAGGCATTGATAACAGGCATGCCATTTCGTGTCGTGTATACTAGCATTTCTGCAAGTTTTGACAAATTGGGATGTGTTGGGTTGGGTTGCCCTTCCCATCAAAACTGTTGCACCTTTGGTTGTTCAAAGCCAGTTGGCATTGACAGATGACTAACCACTTGGAAGACGCCACCCCAGAAAAATGATTTGGAAAACTAAAGCCCCTATAAGGTTGGTTGCTTTACTGTGAAGTCGTCCATGATGCAGTGCTGACACATCAAATTTGTAAGAAGGCATTAATATTTGTTGCCAAATTTTCCAATTCCTCGCTTGGATCTGTTCTTTCTGTTTTGGATGATTTGAGGAAGTTATAAAAGGTAGTCCTATTACACATGAAGTATACCAGAAAACCTTAGCAAAACAATATGGTTTCTACCAAAGTTGCCCAATATTCTATACTAATAGAAATCTTGTGGGTGCATTCTCGTTTGGACCTGGTTAAGAGCTGTATGTGGAAGTCTCGTGTCTGAATGGAGAGTGGCCAAAGATGTAATTTTTAGTGATGGTAGTATTTACTGATTTTAGCTGTATAGCTTACGATATTAATCAATCTTTGGTCTGTCCTTCCATGACATAAATCATCCTTGTCCGAATGCTGGAAAAAGTTCGTTCTTTGTTGCTGTATGCTCATACGTGCAGGGTGTACGGTGATCTGGTAATTGTATTTATCTTCACCGTGCAATACATTAATTGTATGATGACGGGGTTCAAATGATTTTAATTCTTGCAGGATTCTCTCTATTCCTCGGCCTGATGATCGACAGGCTGCATCATTACATAAGGGAGCTTCGTTTACTAAGGAAGACCATGGAGGCCGTGAAGAAGCAGGATCGTGCCTTGGACAACAACAAGAACGGCGAGGCCACCACCCTAAGGGATgaaatctcctccttgagaaaCAAAGTAAATCAGCTGGAATCAGAAACCGAAGCAAAAGAAAAGGAGGTGCAATCTCAGAGAGCAAATTCTGATTCTCTGAAGCGCCAATCTGAAAAGTTGCTGCTCGAATATGATCGGTTGCTGGAAGACAATCAGAATCTTCGAAGCCAATTGCAATCTCTCTCACATTCTGATAGCAAAAAGAACACATAGGAAGGATAACATCCGTCTGTTTTCTGTCTATCTCAACTCTAATAGTTGCCTTTCAGAATTTAGGTTCAAGAAGTGTGTGCTGTGTAGCTCGTCTTTGTCATCTCTGATAGATTCTTGTAAAATGATATCTATACTCTTTATCACCTCCGACCGACATCTCGATTACCCTAAAAACTGTCATGCCACTCCTGTGTTTGTCTTGGAGGGGGCAATTATGTATTCAGATTCTGTCTGTTGTTGATCATGGTAAATCTATGTGGTTTGATTTGAAAATCGAGTGTGAGCAAGCCTTTTGATGACGATGTTGCAATGTTTGTCTCCAACTATGGCCTATAATTTACTTTGTGCTAAAGGTCTAATCACATGTCCAAAATTTGTTGAAATACATTTCAAATATATGAGGTGAAAGGTTGTTCTCTGAGTATAAGATGTCTAGGATATTGTActgttttggtttggttttttagTGGACTCCCTGAGTACTCTCATAActcttgaaaaaaatatgaagagaTGGGCAAATTGTCATTTATTACACGgttaataaaaaaattacctaccgttctaaaattaaattaatcaaatttgaTGAAAAAGATCTACTTAAAACATTGATAAACTCAAGTCgtgttataattatatttttattttagttgatgtctatttttttatacttatctattttttatacatatatttttcgGAGAAAAGTTCATATTGTAGTCCAGTGAatgtttttatcttttatatttgtctatttttatacattttctttGGAGAAAGTTAGTATCCTTAACTTTGGAGCCAAGTCAATTTCCCTTATAAATAAGTAATTGTAATTCAGTATTTCTATAGAAATAAGAACTACTCCCTTCATTACCTActgttcttgttgtatttgtattattttataatacTTTATACTCTATCGTCTCAAGATTCAAACGCTAAGATATTTTTTCCTCTTTGATGTGGCTAATTTTACGAAACTTGAGTTTGTTGCCCTTTATAGTTGGGCAAGAAgttaagaatgaaaataaaacatcaaactaaaatcatacttaagtgatgatatttttgcaTTTTCGTCTTGACATCACATTCTTATCATCTCCGTCATCTAGATTATATCGCTTTAGCATCATCATTGTATAGCAGGAATATATCATTTTAgcataattttggtttttatttgatACTTTATTTTCATTCTTAATGGAGTTTCCACGACTCATTGCATCCAAATGAATTTCAATCGTGTACCAAATTTTTTTACAAGTTTTAAATTTACCACCAAATTGATAGCTAGTTTTAGTTACTTATTTTCCTAACTAATTACTCatacatatttttatacatatttaatgaattttctattattaaaagCTTCTGTTTATTTgtatattcttttcttttcaccTTATATTTTTTCTATAGTTCACTCTCCTGTATTCTTCTGACAATAgcattttctcttaatttttttttcctttccatttctcTGTATAgcccaagaaaaaaaaatattacactGAGATCTACGTAAGAATGATTCCTCTTCCTTTCATTTCATTTGCGTAAAATGGTTCCTAATTTCTTCACCAATTAATTTAGTTTCATTCATAAAAAGAAATGCATGCAAAATTGATTAATATACTCATCAAAGCttgtattattattaattttgtaattttttattttttttttgggtgattTAATGGTGAAATAATCTCAATCTGCATTCAGTGACGAAGTCATGAATTTCGTTAAGGGTGTTCAAGATTTAACATATATGCATGCAATATAATTTTTAACCTATATAGTTGGTGTATAATTTTTCGACAGGAGATGTTCAACTGTCCACCCTAAACTACATGTGGCTACAGTCATATTGCTATTTTCTATTGAGATTGacgtataattttttttcttttagtgaaATTTCAGTTATCTACTTATAGTGAAGTACACTGAAGATTGATTTGCAAATCATCATGTCTAGTTTTGTTGGTGTTATTGTTTCTGATCAATGGCTTCAGAGTCAATTCACTCAAGTCGAGCTGCATGGTCTCAATTCCAGTGTACGTTAACATTGCTTTGTTTTCCTTGTTATATACTTGAGTAAGAGAATAAAACACGTTTAAATTGAGTGAATTGGATATAGTTCCGCGTAGTGGCAGAGCCAGGATTTTCAGGATTCAGAACGTGAATGAGTAAACACACGAACATTGCATATTAAAAACTTCAAATAAGTTTAACTATGTATAAACAATGTAATTTTTCGCAATCTTCCACCGAATGGGGGGTTTGGATGACCCCTCGGCCTTACCTGGCTCTGGCTCTGTCCCTGGAGCAGAGTTGGAGCTAGGATTTTGAGACTATTGCATATTATTAAGTGGATTTTTAACACAAATACAGACTTTGTGCAAGTTCTGCCTAATATGTAATCAGAATGCTAGCTTCCTCCCTGATATGGATAATTCAtataaagggcagcccggtgcccTAAAGCCTCGTTGTGcacagggtccggggaagggttccaccacaagggtgtattgtatacagtcttaccttgcatttctgccagaggctgtttacaagacttgaacctgtgacctcctggtcacacggcaacaactttatcagttGGTCCAAGACTTTCCTTCGATATGGATTGATATCAATTTGTATGAAATTGAGGCGCAattaaaattgttgttgttgttatatgctCGAGTAACAGAATGCAGCTTGTCGATCAATAGAGTATTATGTGAAGATTGTTTCTCCTTTTGACATACTATAACAACAACAGTTACGCCTCAATCACAAGCTAGGATTTGCTACATGAATATAGGATACATAGATATAATTCATATAGTCGACCTCAATTAGTATGAAATTTAGGCCGCAAAGACATATCCATAATTTGAAGTTTATGTGTTTGTACATTGACCTCAAGTGAATACTACAATAATAACCGAGTTCCGTCaagtatttataaatatttagtaGATTTCTTATACAAGGTATGGGTAAAAGCTACTGGATTCACCTGAACACATATACAAGCCTAATTGTTTTTCCttttgacatactccaacaaCAAGAACTACGCCTCAATCTCAAGCAAGTTAGGATTGGCTATAAAAGTCCTCAGGGATTATATCGCTCTATTAAAGCTCATCTCAGaaatcatacaaaataaataaaaagtacaCGAAGTTTCCTATACTTTCTACCGGCATATAATTTGTTTCTCGTTTTGACATGCTAACTTTCATTTATTACAGTTCCTATCTGCAAGGAATCAATCTGGAAAGGTCACCTTGGGGGATCTACCACCTGTGATGTGCAAAATTAAGGCCTTCCAAGATATACTTAGTGAGGATGATATTAAATCGATATTGAGCGAGTCATCTTCCAACATGAGTGAAGAAGTTGATTTTGAAATGTTCCTTCGGGTGAGTGAGATAattgtttcttcaacttttaTTCCAAATATCATTTGCTGCTTCGAAAGAATGAACAACTTTGGGCTCTGAAGAAGAGTTGAATAGATAAACTCTTCATGAAATTACTCTGATATGTATGCCTAGACACTAGCTTTCATTTCCTTTGAATCACTACCGCGAGTCTCTTAGTTGTG from the Capsicum annuum cultivar UCD-10X-F1 chromosome 9, UCD10Xv1.1, whole genome shotgun sequence genome contains:
- the LOC107842196 gene encoding B-cell receptor-associated protein 31: MLAQVQLLFMVVFMEMGLILLFLFRTPLRKLIIMTLDRVKRGSGPLIVKSVAATVLVIMVYTVYSIKELQSRPTDSVNPTDQILLAHQILQAALMGFSLFLGLMIDRLHHYIRELRLLRKTMEAVKKQDRALDNNKNGEATTLRDEISSLRNKVNQLESETEAKEKEVQSQRANSDSLKRQSEKLLLEYDRLLEDNQNLRSQLQSLSHSDSKKNT